GAAATATGGATGTGCCTGCAccacaaacaaaaagaaaaaaattgttattgtGGACGTGAAGAAGCAATCAAAACTTTTGTTATGCATGAAAAGTTGGTCAAGAAGGGCTACAAGGAAAGCCGGGtcacattaaaagaaaagctgAGTTGTAAAAGCACATAAGTGCAACAAGAGGCCGGAACTAAGCAATGACTTGAGCTGTCAACTAATATAGCTTCACTTTTAAGGTCCAAGagcaaagagaaaataaaaaataaaatcactaTGCCAACTACGCAATTTATTTTCACCAAGAGAAACAGAGAAAAGGAGAGCCAAACTAGCAGCGGGTTGTCAAGTAATTCCATTTTCCATTTGAGATTCATGTAATGGTTTCTACACTGACCTTTACATCTGCTTTTCCTAGCTTAGTGATTATTCAAAACTTAGGGGTCGGAAGGGGCTATACTCATTGTTCTTGCACAATTACAAGGTAATACACAAAGTGAAATGCCCAAAGAGGATTACCATTGCTTCTCTTGCAGTTAGCCTATCCTGATGATCATACCGAAGGAGCTTATCAAGAAAATCAATAGCCTGAATATTATAAGATAcggcataaaaaataaaaccaattAAGGTTACTGATCAAGATAGAATCAGGTAAGAACTATATATTGAAAAGGCACAACATTAGATACCTCTGGAGAAACCAAATGCTGATTATCTGAATTAGTGAACTTGGACCAGGGTTTCCTACTATGCCTGCAGCAGTATAAAACAACATATTAATTCCTGTCAACCACATTATAGGTTTACTAACACTGAATTCAGCTAAATGAATTCTGTAAAATATTGAAGAATTCATTAGTACTTCTTCACCTAGCATGTACGGAGCTCATAAGCAATTCTTTACCTAGTGTATGGAACTTTAACATATGGGGATTTGTTTACCAATCCACATTTGCTATGTTCAAAACCAAATAAACAATTCATTGGCAATACAAATTTTAACTCCACCGAATTCGATTGCAACAAACTCAATCAAGAGTCCTCAAGATTTGCCAATGAAATCTATTACATTCAGAGTCTGGATGAATGGACTGTGTAACGACTTGAGTGCAATACACATAAAATCAATTCATTATATAGTGGACGCTCTCtccaaatcaattttttttttttaattccagACCCTAATATAGATGCAGCAAGCATAACAACTGTTTAGCAAATTAAGTGTAAACAGAACTCATTCGCCTTTTTagtagaatttagtttaaaaatcGTGCAAGAGGACTTAATTTGATCAAACTGCAATACTTCTTAAGATAATGCATGACCATGAGAGGCCAACGCATATTGTGATAAATTCTCTTCTGCTTAGTAAAAGCAAGTTAATTGCAAAATGAGAAGTTCTGCTTAGAAAAGGCAAGTCAATGGCATGACAAGAACAAAATCAGCTCAACAAACCTTCCCACTAGAGCATCAAGCTGAGCATCAAGCTCTAAGTGATATTTATTCAGATATGCATTCAACTCATCAGTTCCAAGTACCTGAAAACACCTAAAATCAGACAAGTATTTtgcaaaatcaatttatttctcaTAATTTAGATGCAACAAATGTTTCTGCACCAAACGGCAGAATCAACATTACCTTGGCAATTTTGACAAGCTGATCATGATTGTCATGACCATAAAAGAATGGTTCCTTCCTAAATATCTGGCATCAAGTACGAAGTGGAATCAGAAATCATATTTGATTAATGTTAAGGGCCAAGTGAAAGCTTGATGCTTACCATTCCTGCAAACATGCAACCAAGACTCCACATGTCCAAAGAATAATCATAGTCTTGTAGATCAACTAGAAGCTCAGGGCCCTTAAAATATCTGAGAAAGAGGGAAAGAAAACTCATTCTTTCTGCAAGGATGAACCCATAAATATGTTAAGAATAAGAGATATATACTATAAACAATAGCATGTTTCTAGAAGGTCCAAAGTGCAGAATCCTGAGAAACTAATTAAGCTCATTGAAATCCCATATAATTGAAGTCAAAgccaaatattaaaaaaaaaagaaatagaaaactTCCACAGTGATTTAAGAAATGTTATAGATGGTCCAAAATGGAACAGACAATCAAAGTTTCTTCCTACTTGAGTGGCTCAGATTTTTTCATCTTAATGCATTTTCATAAATTGCAGCAATTCTAGATATGAACAGAACAGAACACAATATCTAGAACCATAAGGCAGGGCCAAAACCTTAATTGTGATCCATGTGACTTTTAATTCCATCCTTAGATGCAAAATAAATCTTATCGGTATGATATTTCAGCAGATACACTATAGCAAAAAATTCACAGAATTGAAAGTAAATCACAGATATGtattaaaaaactattaaaaggaatttaaattattaagtttaaaaGCACAAGCACTATTAAGTAATCTGCAACATCTCCAAGTCACTACCTTGATGCCACACGAACATTATATTCCTTGCCAGGATGGTAAAATTCAGCAAGACCCCAATCTATTAAACGAAGTTTCCGCAACTCATGGTCAATCATAACGTTGTGAGGCTTGACATCTCTATGCATTATTCCTTGTGAATGGCAGTAATCCAATGCCTGCATTACAAGAACATCTATGAATATCACATGCTTTCATGCCACTACCATGCCCCATCAATTTTCTATAAAACTCATGAGCCGAAGTGTCTCTTGCAATTAAAGTGCAACTCAAGAGTGGTCATGCCATGGCCGATATGAGGAAAAAAAGGGTAAGAAATGCAAAGAAACAAATTGGATGAATGATGGAACTACAGCAGAAGATACCACTGCACAACATGAATGGATGGTAAATACATGAGGCCAAAACAATGTGATATTAGATATCTTCTATCActttcaatataatttaacaGATTCtgaataattaagaaataagacAAAGGCTCATGAGGTAACAATATCAAAAACATGTGAATGTGTGTGCATAAATGGAGGGAGGGAGAGAGGgcaagagagagagacagagataTCTCATTAGATAGTTACCTTGAGAAGCTCATATATGTAGTAGCGTATATCATAATCAGTGAGTGTGGGGTACAGAACTTTGAAGTCTGTACTGTTAACATATTCAAATATCAGACTAGGAGTCTTTGAATGCTGATCTCTAACAATGTCAAGAAGTTTGACTATATTCGGGCCACCACAGAGATTCTgaagtatttttatttcccTCTTGATCTGCAGAAAGATCACAGGATTACCATGTTTAGGAAGCAAGTAATTTCGCAGGGGCTTTGCACCAAAATAGCAAATGAAACAGAGAGAACATAAAGAACTCATATTCAGCATAGGACATAGTAAAATTcaccttctttttcttaacaGGTTTGAGAATCTTAATTATGCACCGCTCATTGCTGTTCACATTAATGCCCTCAAAAACCTCACTGTACTTTCCCCTTCCAACTTTACGAACAACTTCATAATCATCTTGATCACTGGAAGAAACCGCAAAAGGtacttctttttataaaaaaaagtaagagcagtaaaagaaaagaatctcACATGTAAGTAGAAAAAAAAGGCAACAGCAAAGTCCATAACTTAGTTGACGACATTACGCTTAAGAAATATGCAGAAAGGAAAAGGGAAAGCTAGAGATTTGATTGCAAAAGAAGACTTTCCTGTACGGTGAAAAAGGTACCATGAATCAAACTCTCTAAAAGTTTAATATTGTTATAATCTTGTACTCCACATCCCTCAAATTCATTGTTATATTGAACCTTTTTTAGTTTCCAGCTTTTCATATCATATCAAGCAGTTGTATTCAGTTCAAGCTGCTCGTCACTCAAGGAAGCCCATTAGGAATTCTCAGATATTCCTTAAGAAGAATTTCTTTCCTACAATggtgaaaaacaaaaaagaataacaaattcaaaatattgGTTTGGTTTTGATACTAACTGAAGCCAAAAAGAGCAACTCTCAAATTCTGTTTCCTAGATAGAACATTCACCTCTTAAAAGTAAAGTAATGTCAATCAGTAAAGAGAAGgtgaaaaaccctaaaacttATATATCCTAAATtggttttccttttttcaaAAGGAAAGTCTTGTCATTTTTCATAAACAAAAAACtctcttttttaaattgtcTATGCTGTTTTTTTACAAGTTTAGTACTAAAATCAGTGGCGGACACCACTGgccccaaattttattttttaaaatttttttactaattattcTTATAGTTCAAGTTTTACCCTTTaactttttagatttttatgatTTGGCCCTAAAAGAGTTTCtgtaaagtttttttttttttcttttactaataCCATTCATATTCCAATTTTTATCCCATATACTTTCTAAAGATTATTACTCCATCCccaaaaattttaatgctacGCCCGCCACAATAAGAGATGAACATCACGAGAAGCACTGAAACAATTGGGCTTAGTCCCAGTATTTGACTGAAGTATCTTAACCAAAGAAATGGCCAAGCCATTATCCAATTCATTCAACTTCGGACTAGTCGTTTGCATCAAACCCTAgttataaacataaatttcaGACAATAAGATCTCCCGTTTCCTAGATTATATTCTCCTCTGAAAGTCGCTCAAATACAGCATAACATGTTTGGCAGtttcaaaaacaaaatcaaaatcaagcaCCGTCAAGCAGCAATAAACCCTAAAAAATCCTCAACAAAATATATACCAGCCAAACAGTCCCTAAAGACGTACAATCATACTCAAACATCGTAAAGAAATGAGCAAACAATTAAACTAGGAATTaaatttaaggaaaaagaaaaaagagaaagaagaggacGAAATGACTAAATTACCCCCATTGAACGGTGAGAGACTCGTAATCCCAATAATCCTTGGGACGGAGGACGTTAACATCGGCATA
The sequence above is drawn from the Ricinus communis isolate WT05 ecotype wild-type chromosome 7, ASM1957865v1, whole genome shotgun sequence genome and encodes:
- the LOC8261663 gene encoding casein kinase II subunit alpha-2, encoding MKKDAQNQTAQILLHRFLLVFALITVRAPVAHVPNLRNPTSIPNSITRDVPPLVVLNNNSTSNNDKGIDITYNKIVSRSDHLVEISDSSLPDLNPRSMSKSRVYADVNVLRPKDYWDYESLTVQWGDQDDYEVVRKVGRGKYSEVFEGINVNSNERCIIKILKPVKKKKIKREIKILQNLCGGPNIVKLLDIVRDQHSKTPSLIFEYVNSTDFKVLYPTLTDYDIRYYIYELLKALDYCHSQGIMHRDVKPHNVMIDHELRKLRLIDWGLAEFYHPGKEYNVRVASRYFKGPELLVDLQDYDYSLDMWSLGCMFAGMIFRKEPFFYGHDNHDQLVKIAKVLGTDELNAYLNKYHLELDAQLDALVGRHSRKPWSKFTNSDNQHLVSPEAIDFLDKLLRYDHQDRLTAREAMAHPYFSQVRAAESSRMRTQ